The genomic DNA GGAAAGGCTTTACTTAGTACAAACTGCAAAATCAGAGAAAAGTACCACCGTAAACcgtaaatgtaaaaattctccCAGAAAACTTTTGTTGTATTTCCGTAAATTTGGCTGATTTGTGTTCAAAATGTAAATAGTTAGTATATAAAACTAGTTGTATGTGTATGATCAGAACGAAGagaataaatatttgtttattgaaatattttgttgGTTTTACTGATATTATCCACTTTAGTATAAATACGAAGACGTAGCTTTTTTCTTTAGGTAAACTTCAAATAATTAACTCTTAACTTTTATCTTGTTTTCAAATCTAATCAAGATCCTAGAATATTGGTAAaacaagtaaatataaaaatgagGGAATCTAAtagtcaataaaaatattgtaatttgtttaaaacatttaattataaattaatatataaaAGCATACAAGACATTACAATAACTTAAGCTAGGAAATGCACGAATTGGTACGTTCCTTATTGCTTCCTTATCTATATAAAATTTCATTCTGTAATACTATATTACTTGCACTTTCAAAATCGTCAATACATTGACGATTCAGTACTCAAATCTCGATTTCAAATCTAGGAAAAATACAGAAGTAACCTAACATTACGTTAGAattcaaacatttaaaaatgtaGTTTTATAAGTAAAATCTCTCATTGGTCAGTCGAGACGCTATTTTGATTTGCAAAGCCAATCAGCGACTGCGATACTAGCGCCGCAGTGTTACCAACTTCGCAAAATACTTGACGATTGAGTTAGTTCTTTCATTGGTCCGCGTTGGACTAAATGCGACTTAGCCTCTATTCGTTGGACATATAAAAAGTAAAGTATTTCGAGCGAGGATAGGTTTGATTCGTTTATAAGCTCTGTTTCCATGATTagtaaatcataaatatttcatAGACAAACCGACAAAATAGTTCGAAATAGCCGCACTGATCATGGAGACAAGGCTTATCCTAAATACTAACTAAGAGTTTAATTGTGCTCGTCCTGAGCCAACTCCTCAAGGTCTTCCTGGTCGAACTCAGTGTCATCCTCCGCCGTCGCCTCCTGGTACTGCTGGTACTCCGACACCAGGTCGTTGACGTTGCTCTCAGCCTCATTGAACTCCATCTCGTCCATGCCCTCGCCGGTGTACCAATGCAAGAAAGCCTTGCGCCTGAACATAGCCGTGAACTGCTCCGAGATGCGCTTGAACAGCTCTTGAATCGCTGTCGTGTTACCGATGAAAGTGGAAGACATCTTCACGCCCTTGGGAGGAATATCACACACGGCCGTCTTCACGTTGTTAGGGATCCATTCCACGAAGAAGCTGCTGTTCTTATTCTGAATCGACAGCATCTGCTCGTCGACTTCCTTCATGGACATGCGACCGCGGAAGATGGCGGCCACGGTGAGGTAGCGGCCGTGGCGCGGGTCGCACGCCGCCATCATGTTCTTGGCGTCGAACATCTGCTGCGTCAGCTCGGGCACGGTCAGCGCGCGGTACTGCTGGCTGCCGCGGGACGTGAGCGGCGCGAACCCAGGCATGAAGAAGTGCAGACGCGGGAACGGCACCATATTTACCGCCAGCTTCCTGAGATCAGCGTTCAACTGTCCGGGGAATCTGAGACACGTCGTGACTCCAGACATTGTTAAAGACACTAGATGGTTCAAGTCTCCGTATGTAGGGTTGGGTACTTTAAGGGTTCTGTAGCAGATGTCGTAAAGTGCTTCGTTATCGATGCAATAAGTTTCATCTGTGTTTTCGACAAGTTGGTGAATGGAGAGGACGGCGTTATAGGGTTCTACGACAGTGTCTGAGACTTTAGGGGACGGTACGACGGAGTATGTGTTCATGATTCTGTCGGGGTACTCCTCTCTGATTTTGGAGATGAGGAGGGTGCCCATGCCGGAGCCGGTGCCGCCGCCGAGCGAGTGCGTGAGCTGGAAGCCCTGGAGACAGTCGCAGTTCTCGCACTCCTTGCGCACGACGTCTAGCACCGCGTCGACGAGCTCGGCGCCCTCGGTGTAGTGGCCCTTGGCCCAGTTGTTGCCGGCGCCCGACTGGCCGAAGACGAAGTTGTCGGGGCGGAACAGCTGGCCGTACGCGCCGGAGCGCACGGCGTCCATGGTGCCGGGCTCCAGGTCGAGCAGGATGGCGCGGGGGACGTACTTCCCGCCGTTCTCCGCGCACGCAACTGTGGAACAAACAACATTTTGAGGTTAGTATATTTTATTCTTATAGTTGAGTAGATGTTCTAATGATCATTCTGCATTTTCTGCAATTGCCCGTAGATTATTTTTGGGTTGGTTAGACTTGCGCTATACCTTACTAagtccagggggccgatttttgagtctcactgtcactaaaataccggttgaaaacggtgaattgcctattattttcagtgccaattttctgaattcgaacgccgtgagactcaaaatcGCCCCCccacaggcaggcaattatggtcgcgcgataaatgataaaacatctggccgtccctatcgcacttactaatagtgcgatagggacggcctgatattttatcatctatcgcgcgaccatgctacccgtgcagttGTATAtatagcttttgcctgcggtttcgctcgcgttagaaagagacaaaaagtagcctatgccactctccatcccttcaactatctccacctaaaaatcacgtcaattcgtcgctccgttttgccgtgaaagacggacaaacaaacagacacacacactttcccatttataa from Leguminivora glycinivorella isolate SPB_JAAS2020 chromosome 22, LegGlyc_1.1, whole genome shotgun sequence includes the following:
- the LOC125237789 gene encoding tubulin beta chain-like isoform X2 encodes the protein MDAVRSGAYGQLFRPDNFVFGQSGAGNNWAKGHYTEGAELVDAVLDVVRKECENCDCLQGFQLTHSLGGGTGSGMGTLLISKIREEYPDRIMNTYSVVPSPKVSDTVVEPYNAVLSIHQLVENTDETYCIDNEALYDICYRTLKVPNPTYGDLNHLVSLTMSGVTTCLRFPGQLNADLRKLAVNMVPFPRLHFFMPGFAPLTSRGSQQYRALTVPELTQQMFDAKNMMAACDPRHGRYLTVAAIFRGRMSMKEVDEQMLSIQNKNSSFFVEWIPNNVKTAVCDIPPKGVKMSSTFIGNTTAIQELFKRISEQFTAMFRRKAFLHWYTGEGMDEMEFNEAESNVNDLVSEYQQYQEATAEDDTEFDQEDLEELAQDEHN
- the LOC125237789 gene encoding tubulin beta chain-like isoform X1 — its product is MREIVHVQAGQCGNQIGAKFWEIISEEHGIDTQGVYKGTSDLQLERISVYYNEASVACAENGGKYVPRAILLDLEPGTMDAVRSGAYGQLFRPDNFVFGQSGAGNNWAKGHYTEGAELVDAVLDVVRKECENCDCLQGFQLTHSLGGGTGSGMGTLLISKIREEYPDRIMNTYSVVPSPKVSDTVVEPYNAVLSIHQLVENTDETYCIDNEALYDICYRTLKVPNPTYGDLNHLVSLTMSGVTTCLRFPGQLNADLRKLAVNMVPFPRLHFFMPGFAPLTSRGSQQYRALTVPELTQQMFDAKNMMAACDPRHGRYLTVAAIFRGRMSMKEVDEQMLSIQNKNSSFFVEWIPNNVKTAVCDIPPKGVKMSSTFIGNTTAIQELFKRISEQFTAMFRRKAFLHWYTGEGMDEMEFNEAESNVNDLVSEYQQYQEATAEDDTEFDQEDLEELAQDEHN